Proteins from a single region of Bacillota bacterium:
- the cas1 gene encoding CRISPR-associated endonuclease Cas1 yields MGGPEEGQIIVSEFGAFIGKKSERLVIRQGKDVVQQVPFHEVQSIIITGPGVSISTDVIQECMEHGIQIDFLTFSGKPYAKLTSPYLSGTVITRREQLLAYHEKRGLKLACAFIEGKLRNQHGLLHYFARYRKSEDPAAFEAITEMESKILEIAGELATIEGNCVDDVREQLLSIEGRAGAVYWEGIRKLLAGKIDFEIREHRGASDPFNSLLNYGYGILYSTVWGAVVLAGLEPFAGFIHTDRPGKPSLCLDLVEEFRQRVVDRTVVSLVSKGTAIKLQDGMLTVQTRRRLIGSIQERLESRETYHGKQQKLRTIIQLQARQIASFLRGETSYKPFIGRW; encoded by the coding sequence ATGGGTGGACCAGAAGAGGGGCAGATCATCGTCTCCGAGTTCGGTGCCTTCATTGGGAAAAAGAGCGAGAGGCTCGTGATTAGGCAGGGCAAGGACGTCGTCCAACAGGTCCCGTTCCACGAGGTCCAATCGATCATAATCACGGGCCCAGGAGTCTCCATCTCCACCGACGTCATCCAGGAATGTATGGAGCACGGCATCCAGATCGATTTCCTGACGTTCTCGGGGAAACCTTACGCTAAGCTGACTTCGCCGTACCTGTCCGGAACCGTGATCACGCGTCGCGAGCAGCTCCTCGCCTACCACGAGAAGCGCGGGCTGAAGCTGGCCTGCGCCTTCATCGAAGGCAAGCTGCGGAATCAGCACGGTCTGCTTCACTACTTCGCGAGATATCGGAAGAGCGAAGATCCTGCCGCCTTCGAGGCGATCACCGAGATGGAAAGCAAGATACTCGAGATTGCGGGCGAGCTTGCAACGATCGAAGGCAACTGTGTGGACGACGTTAGAGAACAGCTCCTGTCTATCGAGGGCAGAGCCGGTGCTGTCTACTGGGAAGGCATACGGAAGCTCCTGGCCGGCAAGATCGACTTCGAGATCCGCGAGCACCGTGGTGCAAGTGATCCCTTCAATTCGCTCCTCAACTACGGGTATGGGATCCTTTATTCGACTGTATGGGGTGCCGTCGTGCTTGCGGGCCTCGAACCATTTGCCGGGTTCATCCACACCGACCGACCTGGTAAGCCGAGCCTCTGCCTCGACCTGGTCGAGGAGTTCCGTCAACGCGTTGTCGACCGCACCGTTGTGAGCCTTGTAAGCAAGGGAACTGCGATCAAGCTTCAGGACGGGATGTTGACCGTCCAAACCAGACGCAGACTCATCGGTAGCATTCAAGAGCGGCTCGAATCGCGCGAGACCTATCACGGCAAGCAGCAAAAGCTCAGGACCATTATCCAGCTTCAGGCTCGGCAGATCGCGAGTTTCCTGAGGGGTGAGACAAGCTACAAGCCGTTTATCGGGCGTTGGTAG
- the cas2 gene encoding CRISPR-associated endonuclease Cas2, whose product MHTLVIYDIPSTKIRGKIAEACMDYGLDRIQWSAFLGDINHNRREELEARLRKVLGRRAGTIQLFPVCEKDLSLRIIIEVRKEDEKKDDGDEPKKRQRRKRKQEAKG is encoded by the coding sequence GTGCACACTTTGGTCATTTATGATATTCCGAGCACCAAAATCCGAGGTAAGATCGCCGAGGCCTGCATGGACTACGGCCTCGACAGGATCCAGTGGAGCGCGTTTCTCGGGGACATCAACCATAACCGCCGTGAAGAACTTGAAGCCAGGCTTAGGAAGGTGCTCGGCAGGCGTGCGGGCACCATACAGCTGTTCCCAGTGTGCGAGAAGGATCTGAGCCTGCGGATCATCATTGAAGTCCGAAAGGAAGATGAAAAGAAAGACGACGGCGATGAACCCAAGAAACGGCAAAGGCGCAAGAGGAAACAAGAGGCAAAGGGATGA
- a CDS encoding CRISPR system precrRNA processing endoribonuclease RAMP protein Cas6: WERYSSRQDTRMKLGGLVGTATYEFHDASLAEFFLPWLVLGEYIHVGKGCTFGLGWLNVTFDSK; the protein is encoded by the coding sequence ACTGGGAGAGGTACTCGAGCCGCCAGGATACCCGGATGAAGTTGGGTGGACTTGTGGGCACCGCGACTTACGAGTTCCACGACGCCAGCCTGGCCGAATTCTTTCTGCCGTGGCTGGTTCTCGGAGAGTACATCCATGTTGGCAAGGGGTGCACCTTCGGACTTGGGTGGCTGAACGTGACGTTTGATTCGAAGTAA
- the cas4 gene encoding CRISPR-associated protein Cas4 produces the protein MLAELERPALLELRVTDVKQFVYCPRVVYFTYLMPIEKKVTRKMEYGKEEHVQLDQLEKRRTFRAYGLTDDTERRFHVHLRSERLALSGVLDMLLVQRDIYYPVEFKYTRRPPELNHKYQLMAYAMLLEDTIGKPVRAGFVYVTGDRNAYHVEFTQNMRDFVRATLASIRDMIRRESMPRPTRQKGKCVDCEFRRFCNDLA, from the coding sequence ATGCTGGCCGAGCTAGAGAGACCCGCACTACTTGAACTGCGCGTGACTGATGTAAAGCAGTTTGTTTACTGCCCGCGGGTCGTTTACTTCACATACCTGATGCCCATCGAGAAGAAGGTCACCCGGAAGATGGAGTACGGCAAAGAGGAGCACGTCCAACTCGATCAACTCGAGAAGCGGCGTACATTCCGCGCGTACGGGCTCACAGATGACACTGAGCGGAGGTTCCACGTTCACCTACGCTCGGAAAGGCTCGCACTCTCTGGGGTGCTCGATATGCTGCTTGTGCAGAGAGATATCTACTACCCCGTGGAGTTCAAGTACACTCGTCGCCCGCCCGAGTTGAACCATAAGTACCAACTCATGGCCTACGCCATGCTCCTTGAAGATACCATAGGCAAGCCCGTGAGGGCGGGCTTTGTGTATGTGACGGGGGACAGGAATGCCTATCACGTGGAGTTTACGCAGAACATGCGCGACTTCGTTCGCGCGACCCTCGCTTCGATCCGCGACATGATTCGGCGTGAGAGCATGCCACGGCCGACTCGGCAGAAAGGGAAATGCGTTGATTGTGAGTTCCGCCGATTCTGCAATGATCTCGCGTGA